The following coding sequences are from one Canis lupus dingo isolate Sandy chromosome 21, ASM325472v2, whole genome shotgun sequence window:
- the JRKL gene encoding jerky protein homolog-like, which translates to MSGKRKRVVLTIKDKLDIIKKLEDGGSSKQLAVIYGIGETTVRDIRKNKEKIITYASSSDSTSLLAKRKSMKPSMYEELDKAMLEWFNQQRAKGNPVSGPICAKRAEFFFYALGMDGDFNPSAGWLTRFKQRHSIREINIRNERLNGDETAVEDFCNNFRDFIERENLQPEQIYNADETGLFWKCLPSRTSAIKGKYSVSGHKAVEERVTIMCCANATGLHKLKLCVVGKAKKPRSFKSTDTSNLPVSYFSQKGAWMDLSIFRQWFDKIFVPQVREYLRSKGLQEKAVLLLDNSPTHPNENVLRSDDGQIFAKYLPPNVASLIQPSDQGVVATMKRNYRAGLLQNNLEEGNDLKSFWKKLTLLDALYEIAMAWNLVKPATISRAWKKILPTIEEKEGLDFDEEDISMATVSTILQHTKGLENVTTENIEKWLEVDSTEPGYEVLTDSEIIRRAQGQTDESSENEEEEIELIPEKHINHAAALQWTENLLDYLEQQGDMILPDKLVIRKLRATIRNKQKMTTSSQ; encoded by the coding sequence ATGTCGGGGAAGCGCAAGCGGGTGGTACTGACCATTAAAGATAAGCTGGATATAATAAAGAAACTCGAAGACGGAGGCTCCTCCAAGCAGCTGGCAGTGATTTATGGAATTGGTGAGACTACAGTTCGGgatataaggaaaaataaggaaaagattaTCACTTACGCAAGCAGTTCTGATTCCACGAGTCTTCTGGCCAAGAGGAAATCGATGAAGCCATCCATGTACGAGGAGCTGGACAAGGCCATGCTAGAATGGTTCAACCAGCAGAGAGCGAAAGGGAATCCTGTATCGGGCCCGATTTGTGCGAAAAGGGCAGAGTTCTTTTTCTATGCTCTGGGAATGGATGGTGATTTCAACCCCTCTGCTGGTTGGTTAACTCGTTTTAAGCAGCGGCACAGCATTAGGGAGATTAACATTAGGAATGAAAGATTGAATGGCGATGAGACTGCTGTGGAAGATTTTTGTAACAACTTCCGAGACTTCATTGAACGAGAGAATTTACAGCCAGAACAGATCTACAATGCAGACGAAACTGGACTCTTCTGGAAATGCCTACCTTCCAGGACTTCTGCGATCAAAGGTAAATACAGTGTCTCTGGGCACAAGGCAGTTGAAGAAAGAGTCACTATCATGTGTTGTGCCAATGCAACAGGTTTAcacaaactgaaactctgtgttGTGGGGAAAGCAAAGAAACCTCGCTCCTTCAAGTCGACGGACACCTCAAACCTGCCAGTCTCTTATTTTAGCCAAAAAGGTGCATGGATGGATCTTTCCATTTTCCGACAGTGGTTTGATAAGATCTTTGTGCCACAGGTTCGGGAGTACTTAAGATCTAAAGGCCTGCAGGAAAAGGCTGTGCTCTTGTTGGATAATTCACCAACACATCCAAATGAAAACGTCCTAAGGTCAGATGATGgtcaaatatttgctaaatatttacCGCCTAACGTGGCTTCATTGATCCAGCCCTCCGATCAAGGGGTCGTAGCGACAATGAAGAGAAATTATCGTGCAGGTCTTCTTCAGAACAACTTGGAAGAAGGTAATGACCTGAAATCATTCTGGAAGAAGCTAACTCTGCTAGATGCACTTTATGAAATAGCAATGGCATGGAATTTAGTAAAGCCAGCTACCATTAGCAGAGCATGGAAGAAGATTCTACCTACCATAGAGGAAAAAGAAGGCTTGGACTTTGATGAAGAAGATATTTCCATGGCTACTGTGTCCACCATTTTACAGCATACCAAAGGACTGGAAAATGTGACTACTGAGAACATTGAAAAGTGGCTTGAAGTGGACAGTACTGAGCCAGGCTATGAAGTGTTAACTGACAGTGAAATCATCAGAAGAGCACAAGGCCAGACAGACGAATCTAGTgaaaatgaggaggaggaaataGAACTGATTCCAGAGAAACATATTAATCATGCAGCTGCTCTCCAATGGACTGAAAATTTATTGGATTATCTAGAACAACAAGGTGATATGATCCTGCCTGATAAACTGGTGATTCGTAAACTTCGAGCCACCATCAGAAATAAACAGAAGATGACAACCTCAAGTCAATAA